The region TCACAGTCCACCACTCTCAAAGGTCCTGCCAAGGGCTCTCGCCTCTTCCCTGTTACATTCTTAGGTCTTCTTGTAAGCACCACCTTGGCTGTTGGTGAGCTTAATTTGGTTGAATTGCAAACAAtgttcactgattttttttccccctcccccaagaggcCACGGTGCCCCATTTGCTATGTACAAGTGCTGCAAGAAACGTTGCAGAAGGGCCGGAGAGACGCTGAATTCCAGCCCTCGTGCCGCCTCTCCTGTCATTCGCACAGCAGCCTTTACCTTGCTGGTGAATTGGTGTTTTGTGTTAGAATTGCTGCTACTCGTGGTCCCATAGAAGGAACAAATCCCTGTTTTACCTGGAGCACCTAATCCCCAGCCAGGGCTGGTGACTTCAGGTGTGTTTCATGCCAGGTTCCATGAGTCTTGACTGGAAGTTTGGCAGCTGTGCCAGTACTGAGTGCAAGCAAAAGCAATTAACTTCTTGTAGATTTACACCAGGAATTCAGACAAGGTAATCGGCTCAGGACTAGAAGAGTAAAAAGCGTGCAGAATTTCACTCGTGGATGGAAGTGGATTGATTATACAGCATTGATGAGAGAGAGTAGTAACTGCTCTAGGAGCACTCGCGTGCCCCTGCTTTAAACATCTCTTCAGGTGCGGAGCTGTACAGAAAAGGTCGCTGGCCTGAGCCTTCGAGGTTACCTGCGTGCTGTGCTTGACCAGGCAGTGTCAGAGTGAGGATTTCATCTCTCTTCAGTACTCTGTGCAATAAACGACAGCAAGTGCTGTCCTATGAACTGTGAACTTGAACTTCTGTATTTTGATTCTGTGATTATATATCTGGAAAACCATCTATGCTTGTCCTGTTTTAATTGCTGTTCTAACTACTGTGTGAGAGATGAAGGAAAGAGGGTTTGACACTCGAATTTTATACTGCATTGATGTAGTGTTCTGTTCCGTTGATGTCTAATGCAGTTGTTGAAGATTAGACGTGACGCTGTCATGCTGTACCAGCTCCCTGTATATAGAAATTCAGCCAAAGGGGAGAAGTTGGTGTGGGACAGGCAGCCAGCTAGCTAGGCTAGTTGCCATgagctccttcattgctgctgctcccagcaagTCATGGGCAGGGCTCCATCCATGCTCTCTCCCTCGCTTTCACAGCCTGGGACTAGAAAGACATACGTCATGCAAGGTGTGCGCCAAACAAACTGGGTAACAGCTATCTATGCCCTCCCACTCCAGGCCTCATCGTATAGTCAAGGGCAGCAACCTTTGCTCTGTGCGGACTgcctcttatcttcatttccatgtAAATATGGACTGAGCGAGTGGCACTGTTGGGTGGTGCTTCGTGAGAGGCCTGAATTTTTTATTCTTGCGCTTGGCTTCTGCTCCTCAGGTTAGCCAAGGGAAGGGTGCGATGTGATGTTACACTTTAATACCACCTTCCTTGCAACAACTCAAGGCCATTTACATCAAGCAATAAATACAATAGTCAAACCACACATGTCAACAATTAAATAGCACTGACTGGTATAGCTACTTGTCCCTGGTTTCCAGCTCCCTGTGGGTAGGGAGAACCTGGCCAGTGTAAAACCAGGGGCAGATGCTGAGTGCTGGAGGAAACCATGCTCCTGTCAGCCAGAAGACTGTGTCTCTGTAGTGAGGGGGCTAGATGGAAGGTGGGGttaaaaatggttttgggggggaggggggtccttcACTAACAGCATATTCAGATTCCTGAAGCTATAGCCCTAGCAGGGGCCAGTTCCAATTGAGCAGGAGGAAGATACCAGCCCACAAATAATGGTAGTTTGTACAGTGTATTGTATATATGTACCCTGGGCTTTGCGTGAATAGATTGAATTATCCCACTGCTGGATGCCAGTATACCAGTGTTCTAGTCTGGATGTTTGCAGAGCTGGTCCATAGTGCTGTGAGagcatatacatatgtattacctcttgaaaataaaagtaaaaagttacaGCTTTCCACTAAGTTGGAAAAAGAGGAAACTACTTAAAAGTGCCTTTTTCCTTCACGCATTCTGTTTTTCTTAATGTGAGAATGGGGGAGCGATCTGAGGTTTTTCTTGCTGATGAGGGTGATTGAAGGCTATCGCTTTTAACCTTGAGCAGGAACGATTCCTTGGCCACAGGTGGGAGAGGGCCCTGGACACAGAAAGTCTAGAATGGTGCGGTACTTCAAATGCCAGTTCCTaaaagcattttcaaagcagatggtAGCTTTCATATCGCAGTTACAGAGCAGCCTCTGGCAGGGCGTGCCCCCtcctgaaaacagaaaaaacagaaaaggatgAGCATGCACGGACTCGGTACTGAGGCATGGACAGCGACGTCATGTTCAGTGGCTGCTATCCTCCCCTGTGCTCAAgcctagatttatttttttaacaaatttcTGTACCGCTTGTCAACATTTCCAAGCGGtatacaataacacattcataataaatatatataaaatatcaagaaataataaaatacttatttagaaacacaaaaatacaaaatataacacAAAACCAGAAACCCACTACTCTTTATGGTGCATAGATGTTGTGTACAGTGCTAAAGCTACTGTATTTGTTGAGAAGCATTGCCCAAATCTGTatggcttggttttttttttggggtagGGTATCAGGCATAATCTTTCAATTTCCTTCATGATATCTCTGCAGCCTTGTGGTCAAGCAGTTTATCTTGAGATGAAAACTGGAGGCGCACCCAGTTCGTAGGGTTGCCATTAGCCCTCAGCATCATTTAAGTCAGAGGCTGGGCATGAGAAGTGTCTGTTTTATGGTATGTCTCATCCAGAGGGGTAGCCATGTTCATCTCTTTGACTAACAGATTTATTGAAGTGGATGCTTTCAAGGAGAAGTCCATGAGATGCATTATTTTTCTAGAGTTTCATTGAGGTGTAAGCTTTCAAtacaattttgaattttttttaataatttgcaCTTTGAGGGTGAAAATACAATTGCAGGTGTATTTTCATTACAATCTGTCAGCCGATGATTGCTCATGCTGAGGTAGGAGCTGTGTTGTGTGTTTCAGTTACAAGACATTGCAGGGCAATTTTGTAAGGGCCTGCATAGATTTGAAGGCAGTTACCCACCTGTGTTACACCAGCTTTCAAAGGGAAATctgcatgcatactttcactttgaaaattatctcacccAAACTACATGTATGCATTTATATCTGCTAATGCATGTGCATAGGTTATCCAAGAAATTTGATATGCATGtaacagacacattcagaggtatccattgtaaaattgacatcattaaagaattttagaccttatatgtgatgaaaattctaactaGAGTTGATTTGTAGACTGTAATGCTAACCCTCTTAACCCCAGCCCACCTCCTGAAAattcaccccgaatcaaagtgccccttacaatggtccatatatagagtttCAGACTGAGCCTTAAagattctctctctttccctcacctCCCAACTGCATGCAAGTCAcgcacagcccttttaaaatctacctgtatgtgTGCAAATGCAAACTTTTTTCCCAACTCCACTCTGGGAATGCCTCTGCATATAGGCCTATGCATGCAATTTCTTCCACAGAGCAGGtggacaattttgtaaaaggccatttctgttgGTAATGTACTGTTTGGTCTGCGAAAATGATCCTCTTTAATGAGCTACATCTATCATCCAGTGCGGAGAATGGGGAAGAGGGCTGCTATGTCTGTAAAACGGGTCTGAAGTGAAAGACGACAATGTAAAAATGTCACAAAGAAGAGCAAGGAGCAATATTCCAGGCCAGACCACTCTATGaatgaccttatgatcaggataatAAAAGAGAATTTCAATGCACGCAAGAATGAAAGACACTGAAGATTAAAATGACCAAACAACTTCCAAAAAAAATGGACTTCATCGGGTCATGGGTTTCCTCACCCATTAGCAAACCTCGTCCTGCTGTCCCTCTGTTGGTCCTCGCACTGCTCTGCCTATACATTACTCCTTTATTCACTCACCCGCCCCACTACCTGTCACTGTACTACCTGTGAGTTTCGTATTTATTCAGACATCATCCTTAGCTCCATCTGCCCTCATAAGCTGGTCAGAAGTGGATGATGTTAGTCGagtgtggggtgttttttttttttgttggctttTATTTCTGTGAATATATTAAAGGAAAAGATTCCAGAGAATGTTTTCCGATGGAAAGGGACTAACATTAGTAACGGCATTTTCTGTCAGATTCTGAAAATATAGCAGCTTGCTTGTCTCTTGGCCTTCTTTCTTCATAGTGtcccttttattttttggggggtggggtggggggggctgAGTATATTATGTCTTATGTTGTAGAGATTATTGAAATGAAAGAACATAGCTCGTAAGAACATAAGGtatgaaacattttttgattgccatgatccctttttttttttttttacagtctgtcTCCCTGAGTCCGTGCAGCGTTCATGCTTTACGTGTTTCTGGGCAATATCTGCACAGGGTTCTGATGGGGATCAGTCCAGCGGTTGCCCTGAAGAAAAGCTGAAGGAGCTAAGGAagggaaacttaaaaaaaaaattagcactaATCTCTCCTCTGCAATGAAATATTAGTGAAAAAAGGAATTTTTGCTGAAATTTAGGGACGTCCAtttgtttaattaattaattaattaattaattaattaatttttagtgctcactaaataaaaacaaaacatttaatgaaaaagaaaaaaaacaaataaaacaaatttgaaaagtcaaacaaactgaaaaagaaaatgacaaaTTTCTGGCTGCACACCCTCTATTGAAATTGCGGTTTTTCTCCTGTTCTTCTCCTCCCCCTATAACCACACTCACCACATGTAATGTTTTTATCTTCTATCTTGAAGTGATAGGTATCAAAGTAAATTTTGCATCCCATGGTCTCCAGAACCCCATAGCAACAGTCATGCTTTTGGCAACACCTGGAACGAACAAAATAGCTTGTTGAAGCTAGCCACAGAGATCAGGTAAGATTGTGTTAAACATTGCTACCATTATCTGTGTGACTTTTACATtatgcctttcaggcacttcagaacAGATTTCATTCAAGTGCTGTAgttattttttcatttgatttacattccgcttttcagtacttcaaagcggattacaatcaggtactgtaggcatgtCCCTATCTTCAGAAGCCACAGACAgtccaagttttcaggatatccacaatgaatatgtatgagacagttttgcatgcactgccaccattgtatgcaaaactttctcatgcatattcattgtggatatcctgaaaacctggcctgatttttggctctcgaggaccggagttggccaccccctgATCTAAGGTCTATAGCCACTAAGCCgcaatgttgggtttttttttgtgggtgtcCCTCTATTGCGGGGGATGTCGCCCAGATAGTGGGACCCCCTTCCACCCGCCAAAAAACATCATGGCTCTATgctgcattcttttgtctcaAGCCCCAACAACCTAGGGCAAAAGAATGGGCCTAGTGGCCCATTAAGGGGACGGAAGCCCTGACCTCAATTGGCTGCTATTACCTTAAAGGGCtgccccaaaaaaaacaaacaaacctcaatACTTCTGGAAAGGGATGAATTAAAAGTTTAAATAAAGGATCATGGTGTTCATTGTGTCTTGCATCAGAGCAGGAAGGAGAGCCAAGTACTaacacttgggggtagatttaaaaaaaaaatgcgcgttcgcgtacttttgttggcgcaccagtcgcaaacaaaagtacgctggattttagtagatacgcgcgtatcttctaaaatccaggatcagcgcgcgcaaggctgccgattttgggcagccggcccgagccgcgcagcctgcctccattcccttcgaggccgctccgaaagcggagcggcctcggagggaactctatttcgccctcccctcccttcctctacctaacccccccccccccacctttgtccacggatttacgcctcccggagggagaagtaaattcacgcgtgccagcgggccgctggcgcgcagaGACGCAACCcggaggcggttccggagggcgcggccatgcccccgaaacgccgcatcccgcccccaaaacgccgcgtcgatcggccccgcccccgacacgcccctgacaaaaaaccccaggacttatgcgagtcccggggctctgcgcgcgccggcaggcctatggaaaataggcataccagcgcgcaaggccctgctcgcgtaaatccgggcggatttacgcgagcagggcttttaaaatccgccctttgaTGAATGGGCAAGAGGTACACAGGCATTCCTCTCATCCTGTGGGAGTAAAATGCTTCAAATATCTGAACTTAAAAACTCGAGATCTCGTTACTGTCCCACTTACCAGTCGGTCTCATCTTTGGGCTGACCACGGCCTCCCTTGCCGCACCAACATCCATAGCCATAGTAATACACAGAACTAGGCCTCCCGGTGTACTTCTGGATCATGTTTGCAAACTGCAAGAGGTTAGAGGTGGCCGGAGGCAGAACTGCAGCCAGGCAGAAGTGCAGAGTTAaagccatctccagacgaacaaAACCCATTCacccctcacctccctccacacagattaCCCTTGGGTATCACTGTGATCCAACACCTACCAGAGGGGCCTATGGCAAGATGTCTATAacatctgttatttatttatttatttatttaaaatacttttgatataccgatactcaagactggtgtcttatcgtcttaaaaaaataaagcttgCCATGCTAATCATTTCATATTGGATGGGGCTCTTGGGGGTCCCTTGTTAAACGTgtattatggaaaaaaaaagtaactgtgtgtggtggtggtgggtttaAACTGAGCAGAAAGAGCCTCTTGCTTGTGACTTAACGATGAGCCATTTTATTTGCACAAATTgtttaattaaaataaagttggGCTTGGGGATTGAAGATTTATTTACTCTTAATTGTTTCTTCACTGGGGCACTGTGACAGAGTGTGCCAGagaaaccctcagaacaccttaaaggactggtcCCAGAGCTCTGGGTCCGGTCTACCTTGAGGCAAGGCATTCTGGGTGCAGGGCGGCTTCTCCTGAGCAGGAATAAAGCACGTAGGCTCAGGGGAGATCAAGGGAGGCCCTGGGAAGATGTGGAGAAGACAGCTCCAGCTAAATACTGCTTTGATGATATGCAGGGTAAGCCATTTCAGATTTATGTTAAATGCTGTGAAGAATAAAGATTTGTGTAAAGAAGAGCCAGATTCCTGCAGGTGTTTGGCCTCTGGCAGGCTGTAAACCGCTCGTGCTttaccacatatggtgtcagggCGGGGATTTCCTGCACTAAGCGATGCACAGGCAGAAAGAAGCCCAAGACGCCAGAAAAAggcttgagagagaaagagagagaaaatgtttcaCTGTTTGCTGTGCAACAGTTATCAGAGCAGAGACTGGGATTACAGGACTCTCCGAGTGATATTATAGCAGCCCAGAGCAGTGCTCTAcccaggaaagaagaaaggaaaacaacacgttttttttttaaactgagaaaTCTTGGCCACATGAGGCACTAACCAGATAAATGCAGTGTGGAAAGCACACACAAGAGTAGAGAATTTTCCAGGGGCCTGGTTGTAGTCACAACCTAAAAGTTTGGACTTATAATGGGCAAAGGAAGATAGTTCCGCCCAGGTAGTTAGTATACAGAAGTCAGTAAGTGCTGGGCAAgcaaagtgtgcttttttttttgttgttgttgacttttccctttctgaaaaaaaaaagaaaagatttagtGCGGTGCATTCCTGAACAGagcggaccccccccccccccccctttaaggcAACTTCTGTGCTGCCTCACTGCTTCTCCTGAAGTAAAAGGGAAAAGTCTGTACCTATGAGAGAAGACAGGGCGGCCGCCTCGGCACTAGAATTAAAAACGATGTCCGCCTTCAAATCCTCCTGGAGGAGCCAAGGCAGTTACAAGAGAGCTTCCTAAAGAGCCAAACTTCCTGTGCTAAGGCCAGAAAGGAGCTTGAAGCAGAGTTTGCTCTCATAACCTCCAATGGAGAGGGAGAGCTTGACTTTCCTGGAAGCGGAGGCAGCGCGGGAACCCTGTGAGCCGCCTGAGCGGGGTTGCGCTCTCCAGACATACAAAGACTGGGAGATGGAAGAAGACATGAAGGCCAAGGCTGACCAGGGTCATACCAGAGAGTGGATCAAGGAAGGAGCCCTGGCCATGAGCCAGAGTAACCGGGAACTGCTCCACTGGAAACAGGTGAGGGACCATTGCTTGAAAACCCATCGGCAAGCCAGGCAGCGGCAGATGCCAGACCCCCAGGGAAGGGGCAGCAGGAACTAGCGCGAGGGCTGCCACGAGAGCAGCTGAAAACCACCGAGAGGACTGAGGAATTAATGAAGCCAGAGGTGCCAACTCCAGTCAGGAAACTTTCGCCAGCCCTACAGGGCATGGAGAGATCTCCCAATGCTGACACAGCGGCGGTGAGTCCCCCCCCCCATTGTAAGGATGCTGGTAGCGCTCCTTGCTCTGGTTTGGGCACTTATATGGTCCCGCGAAAGAGGGCAGGACTCAGATGCAGACAGTTCTTGAAACAGAAGCTGGCAGGCCTTCAGATGGAGGAGCTGAGCAGGTGGCTCAAGGCTGACCCGTGACAGCAAGTCCCTAGCCCGGGTGAGCCATTTTCAAAGGAACGGGTGGCAGAAATTAAGGAGGTTTTCTCCTTTGGTGCGGAGGATGGAGAAGACCCCCAGTGCTACCAAAGAGAACTGGTTCTGGTTCACGGGGGCAGAACCCCATGGATGCCAAATTACAGGATGGGACTTATGAACTGGACAGGGTTGAGAGCGAGGTTTTGGGCTTTCCCAGGGCTGAAAAGGAGTCTTGGCAGGAGGGTGTCCCTAGCAGGGAGCAAAAGAGAGATCCCCAGCGGGGCCCGAGGCATGCTCGTTTCCAAGAGGCCCAGAGAATTAAGAAGGGTTGGAGAAAAGAGAAACTGGGATTACACCAGGAACTCGTAGCCAAGATCCcaaaaacggcagggaaagagggggaaaaaacccccaaaatcagATTACACCCAGGCTTGGTTTCCCaaagacagaatggaggcagtcaCAGGGCTTAAAGCACGAGACACCCTATGTGCTAGGGGCTCAGAACAGGCGCGAGAGGTTCCTAACTATGGGCAGGGCCCTAGGAGGAGCAATCGCTCAACCTAAGAAGGTGGAGCTGAAGGGGAGGGTAGGTGGCAGAGAGTGCCAGAGGAAACCTCAGAACACCTTCAAGGTGTTCTGGGCCCGGTCTACCTTGAGGCAAGGCATTCTGGGTGCAGGGCGGCTCCTCGGAGCAGGAATAAAtagaggagagagcaagagaggcaTTGGGAAGACGAGGATAAGGCAGCTCCAGTTAAATGCGGATTTGTCGATGTTGTTTTCTGAAGTACTGCAAGATAAGCAGTTTGAGGTTTATGTTAATTTATGTGAAGAATAAAGATTTGTGCAAAAAAAAGCCAGATACCTGCATGTATTTGGCCTCTGGCAGGCTGTTAACTGCTCATGCTTTACCACAGGCACCTTCAGCAAAGATTTGCTGAAAGGCTTGGGTGGGTTTGCAgaatcatattttgaaaaaaaaaaatatgagtatcTCAATCATAATCAAAGAATCTGTGGTATCTTCATCCAACTTACTATACAGCTTAGTAT is a window of Rhinatrema bivittatum chromosome 15, aRhiBiv1.1, whole genome shotgun sequence DNA encoding:
- the LOC115076508 gene encoding basic phospholipase A2-like — protein: MGFVRLEMALTLHFCLAAVLPPATSNLLQFANMIQKYTGRPSSVYYYGYGCWCGKGGRGQPKDETDWCCQKHDCCYGVLETMGCKIYFDTYHFKIEDKNITCGGGTPCQRLLCNCDMKATICFENAFRNWHLKYRTILDFLCPGPSPTCGQGIVPAQG